One window of Alteriqipengyuania lutimaris genomic DNA carries:
- a CDS encoding ZIP family metal transporter, protein MMTLIVVAVVSGALLLGAAWGLYAPLGKRTEGFLVALAGGALLLSVTSELIEPSIERGSLTVAALAVLAGAGVFTLADWLVKTKWGGGSGGGLLAAITLDGIPENLALGVALIGAGPMEVAALAGSILLSNLPEAAGGAKEMRGDGRSRGKIFALWAGTAVLLSVAAIAGNLLLEGASESQLGAIRCFAAGAVIASLAIEVFPQAFKEDDYWAGIATAIGAVLAFLLGSLGGG, encoded by the coding sequence ATGATGACCCTGATCGTGGTGGCGGTGGTCTCCGGCGCGCTCCTCCTGGGGGCGGCCTGGGGGCTCTATGCGCCGCTCGGCAAACGGACCGAAGGCTTTCTGGTCGCGCTCGCCGGGGGCGCGCTGCTCCTGTCGGTCACCAGCGAACTGATCGAACCTTCGATCGAGCGGGGATCGCTGACCGTCGCCGCGCTGGCGGTGCTGGCGGGTGCGGGCGTCTTCACGCTGGCCGACTGGCTGGTGAAGACGAAATGGGGAGGCGGTTCGGGCGGCGGGCTGCTGGCCGCGATCACGCTCGACGGAATCCCCGAAAACCTCGCACTCGGCGTCGCGCTGATCGGTGCGGGGCCGATGGAGGTCGCGGCGCTGGCTGGCTCCATCCTCCTGTCCAACCTGCCCGAAGCGGCGGGCGGAGCGAAGGAAATGCGCGGCGACGGGCGCTCCAGAGGCAAGATCTTCGCGCTGTGGGCGGGCACCGCTGTGCTGCTTTCCGTCGCTGCGATCGCCGGCAACCTGCTGCTCGAAGGGGCGAGCGAATCGCAGCTGGGCGCGATCCGCTGCTTCGCCGCCGGGGCGGTGATCGCGAGCCTCGCCATCGAGGTCTTTCCGCAGGCCTTCAAGGAGGACGACTACTGGGCCGGCATCGCCACCGCGATCGGCGCGGTCCTCGCCTTCCTGCTCGGTTCACTCGGCGGGGGTTGA